The following are from one region of the Apostichopus japonicus isolate 1M-3 chromosome 17, ASM3797524v1, whole genome shotgun sequence genome:
- the LOC139984873 gene encoding uncharacterized protein, which produces MDLDTPLEMMSPSISLSTSLPSSTADVFSLLLTQLQQCHTQQITELEQKVAHLKKKFQKVMAIVKERGEIAVKYRQTCHQLREENHRLRKLMNREKHRIPSSPTQLISTPSPHHHHSYTNESRIPQMEATKHDDNVSEPSRTSDTIGGSDNSKKSRLALRKRNRKVRYAEVSRSSEISPEGRTLGGSDSPPGAKLFVPETMDPDLYEVESRQEQNVANLEEVTEEVNGTDANVERSKVRSGNSSTPLLVANVSLSRYDNLIVEGDRGAISPIRQSSYLESGDKNRETRSGEEVKSDEVSDSSYTQMSPTFAGHGMLSARTSPISKHIAQPGIVETPVSHHSKKSLSRTFDQTGESEASHLLLPQDVTPSGVRGEVQRDSSCLKRKSSPLVGSGKKLRSTSEAGKTTKRKAGNVREFTFEPDRLKLEEQKRLRQSTLSQHLKPSREQKDRTEQRSREGDDFKVPEVPETGDRKKRLSIETEGITDETNVSLSLNGSLDPMIDLDHYDRDSQHLEYKSSPPKTGHRLDSAATEVATASLVSAESRVGDGMDKSDLMFEDSFDLKSDVDNAEGGNGVHQEEEDDVCEIVEIVDDFDRVPRNEDVPQFKHREVVRKHDEREKLKGFDCKQCAEFYNGMQLTDTQREERMTACSRHRGRYTPPSTPEHYWSIGFPDTQTCLERGYIQQDDDIKVDANAMPRRRNRLKQLFPTKT; this is translated from the exons ATGGACCTGGACACTCCTTTGGAGATGATGTCTCCATCCATCAGTCTGTCAACCTCCCTTCCATCATCAACAGCTGATGTCTTTTCCCTACTTCTGACTCAGCTACAGCAGTGCCACACCCAACAAATCACTG AATTGGAGCAAAAAGTGGCCCATTTAAAAAAGAAGTTTCAGAAAGTAATGGCTATCGTTAAGGA GAGAGGTGAAATTGCCGTAAAATACCGACAAACATGTCACCAACTCAGGGAAGAAAACCACAGGTTGAGGAAACTGATGAACAGAGAAAAGCATAG GATACCTTCCTCACCAACTCAGCTGATCTCAACACCATCTCCTCATCATCACCATTCTTACACCAACGAGAGCAGAATACCCCAAATGGAAGCCACGAAACACGATG ACAATGTAAGCGAACCATCTCGGACGTCAGATACCATCGGTGGATCGGATAACTCGAAGAAAAGTCGTCTCGCTCTGAGGAAAAGAAACCGGAAAGTCAGATATGCAGAGGTCAGTAGAAGTTCAGAGATAAGCCCGGAGGGCAGGACATTAGGTGGATCCGATTCTCCACCAGGAGCAAAACTCTTTGTTCCAGAAACAATGGATCCAGATCTTTATGAGGTTGAATCTCGTCAAGAACAAAATGTGGCTAATTTGGAGGAAGTCACTGAAGAAGTTAATGGGACAGATGCAAATGtggagaggtcaaaggtcaggagTGGAAACTCTAGCACACCATTGCTCGTTGCTAATGTGTCACTCTCGCGATACGACAATTTAATCGTCGAAGGAGACAGAGGTGCAATCTCTCCGATAAGACAGAGTTCTTATCTCGAGAGCGGTGATAAAAACAGGGAAACCCGATCTGGAGAGGAAGTGAAATCAGATGAGGTCAGTGACAGCTCATACACACAGATGTCTCCGACGTTTGCAGGACACGGAATGCTGAGTGCACGTACGTCACCGATCAGTAAACATATTGCTCAACCGGGTATAGTTGAGACACCCGTGTCCCATCACAGTAAGAAATCTTTGTCCCGTACATTCGACCAGACGGGGGAATCAGAAGCCTCGCATCTATTACTGCCACAAGACGTCACTCCGTCAGGAGTTCGCGGCGAGGTTCAAAGAGACTCGTCTTGCTTGAAGAGGAAGAGCAGTCCTCTGGTGGGCAGCGGGAAGAAATTACGAAGCACTTCCGAGGCAGGTAAAACCACAAAGAGAAAAGCTGGAAACGTCAGAGAGTTTACTTTCGAGCCGGACAGATTGAAGTTAGAGGAACAGAAACGTCTGAGACAGAGCACACTCTCGCAGCACTTGAAACCGAGCAGAGAACAGAAAGACAGAACAGAACAAAGATCCAGAGAGGGAGATGACTTCAAAGTACCTGAAGTACCCGAAACAGGCGACCGGAAGAAGCGTCTGAGTATAGAAACGGAGGGAATCACAGACGAAACAAACGTATCGCTCTCGTTGAACGGAAGTCTGGATCCGATGATCGATCTAGACCACTACGACAGAGACTCGCAGCATCTCGAGTACAAATCATCTCCTCCAAAGACCGGACATCGGCTCGATTCGGCCGCAACCGAGGTCGCTACTGCGAGTCTCGTCTCGGCAGAATCAAGGGTCGGTGATGGGATGGACAAAAGCGACCTGATGTTTGAGGATAGTTTCGACCTCAAATCTGACGTTGATAATGCCGAGGGAGGAAACGGGGTTCATCAGGAAGAAGAAGACGACGTGTGTGAAATTGTCGAGATTGTCGACGACTTTGACAG AGTGCCGAGAAACGAGGACGTGCCGCAGTTTAAGCACAGGGAAGTAGTAAGGAAGCACGACGAGAGAGAAAAACTGAAAGGATTCGACTGTAAGCAATGCGCAGAG tTTTACAACGGGATGCAGTTAACCGATACGCAAAGAGAAGAACGTATGACCGCGTGCTCCAGACATAGAGGGCGGTATACTCCTCCAAGCACTCCGGAACATTACTGGTCGATTGGCTTTCCTGATACACAGACCTGTCTAGAGAGAG GTTATATTCAACAGGACGACGACATTAAAGTCGACGCAAATGCGATGCCCAGGAGAAGAAATAGATTGAAGCAACTGTTTCCAACAAAGACGTAG
- the LOC139985031 gene encoding uncharacterized protein has protein sequence MFQTWKSKNKMTIFRSNHHQRKLHHVHMAVTDIRWSDNIYGIKEVINQYNLPLLVKVTQGHFSGPDEDSLSQGQIVRLAGWQRMKRVKARDVRGRIITLPLTFPIPFGIIPYNMSTIRGRLNKFRQLKLQDLVRRYQLPQKVKISSKHFSKRELIIPGVDLISDAFDLVELYEEVVLQGNAINFGNLDETPLNIPLRNSEMQVIIGLGLTKGSQTEWDALHAGLTEKFNRKVKLPKIVDGKGVLIVHQVPANDQRQLSSPHDTGELYGTSVPRKEPRYKKRLETPSIGSTPPNRYRTNEKKTRRLIKVDDDNLSWDGSVSSGIASPDGARSPVFSQDLSPTSDNFTFRRGYYNPSSPTRRSSGEYSPGRSSDDIFNLGDREQYPDYSRMILNTSRSYDMNEGHDDGGMDLHPAREDYPGYPKTTQNPMMEKPMFEEGSMDSGNATWYNSGESTMGDTGDHSTTAGPFGQKNTERPQMIQEYLHSVGRDTMVRNKHFASDNKNLYLKSKMNTNSNRGGNVRYKSRSVQDFNVADTPRNDTFKARSMYDLDDDEASTLTRPRDLFGTVAKISRFRPSLWSPGWGNQG, from the exons ATGTTTCAGACATGgaaatcaaaaaataaaatgactATTTTTAGGTCCAATCACCACCAGAGGAAACTCCATCACGTCCACATGGCTGTCACAGATATAAGATGGTCAGATAACATCTATGGCATCAAGGAGGTGATAAACCAGTACAACCTGCCTCTCCTGGTTAAGGTCACTCAGGGTCACTTCTCCGGACCAGATGAGGACTCCTTGAGTCAAGGACAG ATTGTAAGGCTCGCTGGCTGGCAAAGAATGAAACGCGTGAAAGCTCGTGACGTCAGAGGGAGAATCATAACCCTACCTCTCACCTTTCCGATTCCATTCGGGATAATACCTTACAATATGAGCACTATAAGAGGAAGAT TAAATAAATTCCGTCAACTGAAGCTTCAAGACCTGGTTAGGAGATACCAACTCCCTCAGAAAGTCAAAATATCCAGTAAACATTTCTCGAAGAGGGAATTAATTATTCCTGGTGTCGACCTAATCAGCGATGCGTTCGACCTTGTAGAACTGTACGAAGAAGTGGTGCTGCAAGGGAATGCAATTAACTTTG GCAATCTAGATGAGACACCTTTGAATATTCCGCTCCGTAACTCTGAGATGCAGGTGATCATTGGATTGGGATTAACGAAAGGTTCTCAGACCGAATGGGACGCCCTTCACGCCGGTTTGACTGAAAAATTTAATCGTAAAGTGAAACTACCGAAAATTGTAGACGGAAAAG GCGTTTTAATTGTTCACCAAGTACCTGCTAACGATCAGAGACAACTATCATCACCACATGACACCGGTGAACTATACGGTACATCGGTTCCGCGAAAAGAACCACGTTACAAGAAACGACTGGAGACCCCATCTATTGGCAGTACGCCTCCCAACAGATACCGCACGAATGAGAAGAAAACCAGACGTCTCATTAAGGTTGACGATGACAATCTAAGCTGGGATGGTTCAGTGAGCTCCGGCATAGCTAGCCCCGATGGGGCGAGATCACCAGTTTTCTCACAAGATTTATCTCCAACCAGTGATAACTTTACGTTCAGAAGAGGTTATTACAACCCGTCCTCGCCTACAAGACGATCGTCAGGTGAATATTCTCCAGGAAGATCGAGTGACGATATCTTCAATCTAGGCGATCGAGAGCAATATCCAGACTATTCAAGGATGATACTCAACACATCGAGATCTTACGATATGAATGAAGGCCATGATGACGGTGGGATGGACCTTCATCCTGCGAGGGAAGACTATCCAGGCTACCCTAAGACCACTCAAAACCCAATGATGGAGAAACCGATGTTCGAAGAAGGATCGATGGATTCAGGCAACGCTACTTGGTACAACTCTGGTGAGAGCACGATGGGTGACACGGGAGACCATTCCACCACCGCAGGTCCCTTTGGACAGAAGAACACGGAACGCCCCCAGATGATACAAGAGTATCTACACTCGGTGGGACGAGACACTATGGTACGTAACAAACATTTTGCGAGCGACAACAAAAACCTGTATCTAAAATCAAAGATGAACACTAACAGCAACCGAGGAGGAAACGTTCGCTATAAATCGAGATCGGTCCAGGATTTTAATGTGGCAGACACGCCAAGAAACGACACATTTAAAGCACGGTCCATGTACGACTTGGACGACGACGAAGCCAGTACCTTAACTAGACCACGCGATCTCTTTGGGACAGTAGCGAAAATTAGCCGCTTCAGACCGTCACTATGGTCACCAGGGTGGGGCAATCAGGGTTGA